In Lodderomyces elongisporus chromosome 1, complete sequence, a genomic segment contains:
- the DJP1 gene encoding X-domain of DnaJ-containing produces MKMVVDTEYYDLLGIEVTATSLEIKKAYRKAAIRLHPDKNPNDPTAAAKFQEVGQAYQVLSDDALRAKYDKYGKQESIPSEGFEDPAEFFSMIFGGEAFKDWIGELSLLQELTKSAELSGYGDDDDDNNGKDDVTKKEENETQGKNEKKEGSGGNEKGAKDSKNTPTYSEHAAQESQDTDERPFSSSSNQKLLSNAAHDDTKLTRKEQEEKRRKEELEKFEEECRIKKIETRNELAKKLIEKLSLLTETDMKDDVVESFKAKIKYEAESLKMESFGLEILHTIGLVYKSKSKILLKNQTFFGWGGLWASVKEKGGVVKDTFRTISAALDAQRTMEEYAQMQQDNEYHAKKEAEEEEMKKKNADAEKSKLQEQLDKVHREQEEAQAKETLGEIPKETSKDTVNETLGEDSKGSKPQAEPTKHTAEDLAEMEKFLLAKVLAAAWNGSKFEIQGTLRAVCDLVLDDEEVPLEKRVARAQAMKYIGEVFSSITRTEAEDEEARVFEELVAEASKKREKKKKPKAEAK; encoded by the exons ATGAAA ATGGTTGTTGATACAGAATACTACGACTTACTTGGCATTGAAGTCACAGCTACTTCActtgaaatcaaaaaagcTTATAGAAAGGCGGCTATACGTTTGCACCCCGACAAGAATCCCAATGATCCGACCGCTGCTGCGAAATTCCAAGAAGTTGGTCAGGCATATCAGGTCTTGAGTGATGACGCATTGCGAGCCAAGTATGATAAGTATGGTAAACAGGAATCAATACCATCAGAAGGGTTTGAAGACCCAGCAGAGTTTTTCTCCATGATCTTTGGTGGAGAGGCATTCAAGGATTGGATCGGAGAGTTGAGTTTGCTTCAAGAATTGACAAAGTCTGCTGAACTCTCTGGATACggcgatgatgatgatgataataatggCAAAGATGACGTGACtaagaaggaggagaacGAAACTCAGGggaaaaacgaaaagaaagagggaTCAGGAGGAAACGAGAAAGGTGCAAAGGATTCAAAAAATACACCTACATATAGCGAACATGCAGCACAAGAATCACAGGATACCGATGAAAGACCATTTAGTTCTTCAAGTAACCAAAAACTACTTTCAAATGCGGCGCATGATGACACCAAGCTAACGCGCAAGGAACAAGAggagaagaggaggaaggaggagttggaaaaatttgaagaagagtGTAGGATAAAGAAGATTGAAACAAGGAATGAATTGGCTAAGAAGTTGATTGAGAAGCTTTCGCTATTGACGGAAACAGATATGAAAGACGATGTGGTAGAATCATTTAAAGCGAAAATTAAATATGAGGCCGAGTCACTCAAAATGGAGAGTTTTGGGTTGGAGATTTTGCACACCATTGGACTTGTATACAAAAGCAAATCCAAGATTTTACTAAAAAACCAAACATTTTTTGGGTGGGGTGGTTTATGGGCATCGGTCAAAGAGAAGGGTGGAGTTGTTAAAGATACTTTTAGAACGATTTCTGCGGCTCTTGATGCTCAACGAACAATGGAAGAATATGCGCAGATGCAACAGGACAATGAATATCATGCAAAGAAAGAGgcagaggaggaggagatgaaaaagaagaatgcCGATGCGGAAAAGTCTAAATTACAAGAGCAACTAGATAAAGTACATCgcgaacaagaagaagcacAAGCCAAGGAGACGTTAGGCGAGATTCCAAAGGAGACTTCTAAGGATACTGTAAACGAAACTTTAGGTGAGGATAGTAAAGGTCTGAAACCCCAAGCTGAACCAACAAAGCACACGGCCGAAGATTTGGCCGAGATGGAAAAGTTTTTGCTTGCTAAAGTGTTAGCGGCTGCATGGAATGGATCCAAGTTTGAGATCCAAGGAACTTTGCGTGCCGTCTGCGATTTGGTTTTAGATGATGAGGAAGTACCATTGGAAAAAAGAGTAGCGAGAGCTCAAGCGATGAAGTACATTGGTGAAGTCTTTTCCAGTATAACGAGGACAGAGGCCGAGGACGAAGAAGCAAGGGTATTTGAGGAATTAGTTGCTGAGGCTagtaaaaagagagagaaaaagaagaaaccaaagGCCGAAGCTAAGTAA
- the MRPS5 gene encoding 28S ribosomal protein S5, mitochondrial (BUSCO:EOG092634G9) yields the protein MSQSASSMLRRCLHTTTRLLQKQKGDNTSKNTGDITKHLNLLKSYYKPELLQSIQIAESVVPAKDYLDLKLHGRDGLSSVPPTNLNFDYSRDDPEWTEPILYPNQGLGRVPYPPIPQVASPDRDDMKIRFAEARHGPNDIAKNVSVVKNNPEIARGLAQLTGLDEQYIKNLYVRALVMKRVAQKTSKGNVPSFWVMSVAGDMNGMIGLGIGKSRDGIRTAASKAHWQAVKNMQKINRYDNRTILQSFETKYHGVKLNFKPAPIGFGLRCNHIAFEICQAAGIKDIRGKIFESRNPFMVAKGFVEALTKQKTIQELSLNRGKKIVELRKVYYQE from the coding sequence ATGTCTCAACTGGCGTCCAGTATGCTTCGAAGGTGTCTTCACACGACAACGAGGCTcttgcaaaagcaaaagggGGATAATACTAGTAAGAATACGGGGGATATTACCAAACACTTAAATCTCCTCAAATCATATTACAAACCAGAGTTGTTACAAAGTATTCAAATTGCTGAGTCTGTTGTACCAGCAAAAGACTATCTCGATCTCAAGTTACATGGCAGGGACGGTCTTTCCAGTGTTCCTCCCACAAACCTCAATTTTGATTACTCGCGGGATGATCCCGAATGGACAGAACCAATACTATATCCAAATCAAGGTTTAGGTCGTGTTCCATATCCACCAATTCCGCAAGTGGCATCCCCAGATCGTGATGATATGAAGATTAGGTTTGCAGAAGCAAGACACGGTCCCAATGATATTGCCAAGAATGTTTCTGTGGTGAAAAACAATCCTGAGATTGCTCGTGGATTGGCACAATTGACAGGGTTAGATGAACAATATATCAAGAATCTCTACGTTCGTGCCTTGGTGATGAAGCGTGTTGCCCAAAAGACATCTAAGGGTAATGTTCCCAGTTTCTGGGTCATGTCAGTTGCAGGAGATATGAATGGTATGATTGGACTTGGAATAGGAAAATCGAGAGATGGTATTAGAACTGCGGCCTCAAAAGCACATTGGCAAGCTGTGAAGAATATGCAAAAAATCAACAGATATGATAATAGAACTATTTTGCAATCTTTTGAAACTAAATACCACGGTGTGAAATTGAACTTCAAGCCTGCTCCTATCGGGTTCGGTTTGAGATGTAATCATATTGCATTTGAAATCTGCCAAGCAGCAGGTATAAAGGATATCAGAGGTAAGATTTTTGAATCAAGAAATCCATTTATGGTGGCAAAGGGATTCGTTGAAGCCTTGACCAAGCAAAAGACTATCCAAGAGTTGTCATTGAATAGAGGTAAGAAGATTGTAGAATTGAGAAAAGTCTATTACCAAGAATAA
- a CDS encoding uncharacterized protein (BUSCO:EOG09263JCT) — MAKKVASEPVLSGLTNNKENHDSAIIDDEYDDINDNVSRSGGNSLYSSSNASQSSIPTTPTLTRSDSTASVPFLDMSKLMFANDFDFGFNLNDVSDKTKKRVNSLKNKTKERLSIYNKRGNIELDKLQDVLNQRLLKFDERIHRNLTSSSTEKLFYAVSVFLIACAGFVIGKYPEYFPHFHTAIFVVLMPIRFYTYFKQSFQFYLADLCYYVNLLLMLFIWVFPQSPTLFVSVFSLSMGTLSWAVITWRNSLVLHSVEKTTSSFIHVMPPVTMFVMVHELPTEYIEKVYPGIAAIDSWNFITSLVITSMYYTIWQVSYHYFITIKKKDEIEKGKVTSFSYLKKKNRSTPLGRFVNGLPYLWMQTMAFTLIQFGYQLLTMLPCPIWFKYKHACGSFVCFIFIWASYNGATWYIDVFGKRLEKEVAKLKTEVGKLQQENEKLQFSPVNRPQNPTDENEDVKFEDLNGGLRDQGQSKTTATATATATANANTNANTKMQPETVKPIHPTTATGKTITEQNH, encoded by the coding sequence ATGGCCAAGAAAGTTGCAAGCGAGCCGGTTCTTTCAGGACTAACTAATAACAAAGAGAACCACGATTCTGCAATAATCGATGATGAGTATGATGATATCAACGACAATGTCAGCAGAAGTGGGGGCAATAGTCTTTACTCATCGTCAAATGCAAGTCAATCACTGATACCTACAACGCCAACATTAACGAGGTCCGACTCTACGGCTTCGGTGCCTTTCTTGGACATGTCCAAACTCATGTTTGCCAATGACTTTGATTTTGGATTCAACTTGAACGACGTCAGCGATAAGACCAAGAAAAGAGTCAACAGCTTGAAAAATAAGACCAAGGAGAGATTGAGCATCTACAATAAAAGAGGCAACATTGAACTTGATAAATTGCAAGATGTCTTAAACCAAAGATTACTCAAATTTGACGAGCGGATTCACCGCAACCTCACTAGCTCATCAACAGAGAAGTTATTCTATGCCGTTAGTGTATTCCTTATAGCGTGTGCAGGGTTTGTGATTGGCAAGTACCCCGAGTATTTCCCTCATTTCCACACCGCTATTTTTGTTGTCCTTATGCCGATTAGATTTTACACTTATTTTAAGCAGTCCTTTCAGTTTTATTTGGCGGACTTGTGCTACTATGTCAACTTGTTGCTTATGCTCTTTATTTGGGTGTTTCCTCAATCACCTACATTATTCGTTTCAGTGTTTTCGTTATCGATGGGTACATTATCGTGGGCCGTTATCACCTGGAGAAACTCTTTGGTATTGCATTCAGTGGAAAAGACCACATCGTCTTTTATACACGTAATGCCGCCTGTTACAATGTTTGTTATGGTTCATGAACTTCCAACAGAATATATAGAGAAGGTTTATCCGGGAATTGCTGCGATAGATAGTTGGAATTTCATAACAAGTTTGGTGATAACATCGATGTATTATACCATTTGGCAAGTTAGTTATCACTATTTCATTAccataaagaagaaggacgAAATCGAGAAAGGTAAGGTGACTTCATTTAgctatttgaaaaagaaaaacagatCAACGCCTCTAGGAAGATTTGTCAATGGCTTACCATATTTGTGGATGCAGACTATGGCATTCACGCTTATTCAGTTTGGATACCAATTGCTCACCATGTTACCCTGTCCCATTTGGTTCAAGTATAAACATGCATGTGGCCTGTTTGTGTGCTTCATTTTTATATGGGCCAGCTATAACGGTGCTACTTGGTATATTGATGTGTTTGGCAAAAGATTGGAGAAAGAGGTTGCAAAGTTGAAAACTGAAGTTGGAAAGTTACAAcaagagaatgaaaaattgcaaTTCTCGCCTGTGAATAGACCACAGAATCCTACTGATGAAAATGAGGATGTAAAATTTGAGGATTTAAACGGTGGATTAAGAGATCAGGGTCAATCGAAAACAACGGCAACGGCAACGGCAACGGCAAcagcaaatgcaaatacaaatgcaaatacaaAGATGCAACCAGAAACAGTTAAGCCTATTCATCCAACTACAGCTACTGGCAAGACAATCACCGAACAAAATCATTGA